In Ostrea edulis chromosome 4, xbOstEdul1.1, whole genome shotgun sequence, a single window of DNA contains:
- the LOC125671580 gene encoding dynein light chain Tctex-type 5-like, with protein sequence MSTSLAKKEGGPLGRKQSVMPDPTARKQSMIPPDARRPSVLPSTLDPQHGATGRRASVMMMDHPRRPSQDRKQSIVESTTGRSTMIMTSAHTHRPNVRYENTYKTEPDVKFRSFDVRNAIKEIFERELGTMKYDKEKCISLTTTLSEKIKHSVKILGFPRYKIVVVVAIGQQETHPSIAFTSRCIWNQGTDNFSEYTFNNASLYAVGLVYAMYMD encoded by the coding sequence ATGAGTACAAGTCTTGCCAAGAAAGAGGGCGGTCCTCTTGGCCGAAAGCAATCAGTGATGCCGGATCCCACTGCACGGAAACAGTCGATGATACCACCGGACGCCAGACGGCCGTCCGTACTTCCGTCGACTCTTGATCCACAGCACGGAGCGACCGGTCGCCGGGCATCAGTCATGATGATGGATCATCCCAGAAGACCGTCTCAGGACCGCAAACAGTCCATCGTCGAATCGACGACTGGACGGTCCACGATGATTATGACGTCAGCTCACACACATCGACCGAACGTCCGTTACGAAAACACATACAAAACGGAACCCGACGTCAAATTCAGAAGCTTCGATGTGCGGAATGCTATCAAGGAGATTTTTGAACGTGAACTTGGAACCATGAAATATGATAAAGAGAAATGCATAAGTTTGACTACAACTCTGtcagaaaaaattaaacattctgTGAAAATTCTGGGATTCCCGCGGTACAAGATTGTGGTAGTTGTCGCCATTGGGCAGCAGGAAACACACCCTTCTATTGCCTTTACTAGTCGCTGCATCTGGAACCAGGGTACGGATAATTTTTCCgagtacacatttaataacgcCTCACTGTACGCTGTGGGATTAGTGTACGCCATGTACATGGACTAA
- the LOC125671575 gene encoding cholecystokinin receptor-like has translation MDTVTREKNSEYASIVLPNTAIKGVGIVTGFSGNILVFLLYTFWIQDKAHSILVIALQRYLVICRPFGRQMSRTSNRVSLVTIAVASCGYAIPFIIYSGVKEENISFRGQNFTAYTCRMVVDVSPSSITYITFLFILTLVNLIATSFLYAPVCKAVYRATKLMRRRPRSQADANPENSIQNTDPVNHAGDENRDTGEAVLSKTNGGISTIRISLMFLIVIAVYTLSYVPSFLVILVNQTHKDFDPLKLTNAGLNIWRFFNTASFFNHIGNPFIYWYYDKKFRKALGKLCGKST, from the exons ATGGATACCGTTACCAGGGAAAAGAACAGCGAGTATGCCTCCATAGTACTTCCAAATACAGCGATAAAAGGAGTGGGAATCGTTACAGGGTTTTCTGGAAACATACTGGTATTTCTGCTGTACACATTTTGGATTCAAGACAAAG CCCACTCTATTTTAGTGATAGCGTTGCAACGCTACCTTGTGATATGCAGACCATTTGGCCGACAGATGTCTCGTACTAGCAATCGTGTGTCCCTAGTGACCATTGCAGTGGCGTCTTGTGGCTATGCTATCCCCTTTATCATATACAGTGGAGTGAAGgaagaaaacatttcatttcgAGGTCAGAACTTCACGGCCTACACTTGCAGAATGGTCGTGGACGTTTCTCCGTCATCAATCACATACATTACGTTTCTTTTTATTCTGACACTGGTCAACTTGATCGCGACATCATTTCTGTATGCCCCTGTCTGTAAAGCCGTGTATCGGGCGACAAAGCTAATGAGGAGGAGACCACGGTCACAAGCTGATGCGAATCCAGAAAACTCGATACAAAATACCGATCCTGTGAACCATGCAGGCGATGAGAACAGAGACACAGGGGAGGCGGTTCTATCCAAGACTAATGGCGGTATATCCACAATCCGAATCAGTCTAATGTTCCTCATCGTTATAGCAGTGTACACACTCTCTTACGTTCCAAGTTTTCTGGTAATTCTGGTTAACCAGACTCATAAAGACTTTGATCCGCTCAAACTTACGAACGCAGGACTTAACATATGGAGATTCTTTAACACTGCTAGTTTTTTCAATCACATTGGTAACCCATTCATTTATTGGTACTACGACAAGAAATTCAGGAAGGCTTTAGGTAAACTTTGCGGAAAAAGTACATAG